A single region of the Triticum dicoccoides isolate Atlit2015 ecotype Zavitan chromosome 2B, WEW_v2.0, whole genome shotgun sequence genome encodes:
- the LOC119366099 gene encoding synaptotagmin-5-like, with product MGFWMGLAMGVAAGVALIVAFARCENSRGARRRKLAATVATFSKMTVEDSRKLLPGTLYPSWVVFSTQQKLKWLNEELNKIWPFVNEAASELIKASVEPVLEQYRPVVFAALTFSKLTLGTVAPQFTGISIIESNEEGIVMELEMNWDANPSIILDVKTRLGVGLPIQVKDIGFTGVFRLIFKPLVEQLPCFGAVCFSLRQKKKLDFKLKVIGGDISAIPGISAALEETIKNAIEDSITWPVRKVIPIVPGDYSDLELKPVGTLEVKLVQARDLTNKDLIGKSDPFATLYIRPLPDKTKRSKTINNDLNPIWNEHFEFIVEDADTQSVTVKIYDDDGIQESDLIGCAQVSLKDLQPGKVKDVWLKLVKDLEIQRDRKDRGQVHLELVYYPYNMKDETPNPFKQHFSMTSLERTMTSNGNGSASKDYGRLSSRKRKEVILRGVLQVTVISGEDLPAMDMNGKSDPYVVVSLKKTKTKHKTRVVNESLNPVWNQTFDFVVEDGLHDMLMLEVYDHDTFSRDYMGRCILTLTKVLIEEEYTDSFPLQGAKTGKLKLHLKWSPQSIMRDSGEAA from the exons atGGGGTTCTGGATGGGCCTGGCGATGGGGGTCGCCGCCGGCGTCGCGCTCATCGTCGCCTTCGCCCGCTGCGAGAACTCCCGCGGCGCGCGCCGCCGGAAGCTG GCTGCCACGGTTGCTACTTTCTCTAAAATGACGGTCGAAGATTCACGCAAGTTACTTCCAGGTACCCTGTACCCATCCTGGGTTGTTTTCTCTACGCAGCAAAAG CTAAAATGGCTTAATGAGGAGCTCAACAAAATATGGCCCTTTGTGAATGAG GCAGCATCAGAACTCATCAAAGCCTCCGTTGAGCCTGTTCTTGAACAATATAGGCCAGTGGTCTTTGCTGCCCTCACGTTCTCAAAACTCACTCTTGGCACTGTTGCACCGCAGTTTACTG GTATTTCGATCATTGAGAGTAATGAAGAAGGTATCGTTATGGAGCTAGAGATGAATTGGGATGCCAATCCAAGTATCATATTGGATGTAAAAACTAGACTTGGGGTGGGGTTACCAATACAG GTGAAGGACATCGGCTTCACGGGAGTTTTCCGCTTGATTTTCAAACCGCTGGTTGAACAACTGCCTTGCTTTGGAGCTGTTTGTTTTTCTCTAAGACAGAAG AAAAAACTGGATTTCAAACTGAAGGTCATTGGTGGCGATATTTCTGCTATTCCTGGAATTTCAGCTGCTCTTGAG GAAACTATAAAAAATGCTATTGAAGACTCAATAACATGGCCAGTAAGGAAAGTCATTCCTATAGTACCTGGGGACTACAG TGATCTGGAACTGAAGCCTGTCGGCACATTGGAAGTCAAGCTTGTGCAAGCAAGAGATTTGACAAACAAGGATCTGATAGGAAAATCGGATCCTTTTGCCACTTTATATATCCGACCATTGCCAGACAAAACCAAGAGAAGTAAAACAATT AACAATGATCTCAATCCCATTTGGAATGAACACTTCGAGTTTATTGTTGAAGATGCTGATACTCAGAGCGTGACAGTCAAGATTTATGACGATGACGGTATTCAGGAATCTGATCTGATTGGCTGTGCTCAAGTTAGCCTGAAGGATCTTCAACCTGGCAAAGTGAAGGATGTCTGGCTGAAGCTTGTAAAAGATTTGGAGATTCAAAGAGACAGGAAAGATCGTGGTCAG GTGCACCTTGAGCTAGTTTATTATCCATATAACATGAAGGATGAGACTCCAAATCCTTTTAAACAACATTTTTCGATGACTTCCTTAGAGAGGACAATGACAAGTAATGGAAATGGATCAGCAAGCAAAGATTATGGCAGGTTGTCATCAAGGAAGAGAAAGGAAGTTATCCTGCGAGGGGTTCTCCAAGTAACTGTGATATCTGGTGAAGATCTGCCAGCAATGGATATGAATGGAAAGTCTGACCCATATGTTGTAGTTTCTctcaagaaaacaaaaacaaagcacAAGACAAGG GTTGTGAATGAAAGCTTGAACCCAGTTTGGAATCAAACTTTTGACTTCGTTGTCGAAGATGGCTTACATGACATGCTTATGCTGGAAGTTTATGATCACGACACTTTCAGTAGA GATTACATGGGACGGTGCATCCTGACCTTGACAAAGGTTTTGATCGAAGAGGAATACACCGATAGCTTCCCATTGCAGGGAGCAAAGACCGGGAAGCTGAAGTTGCATCTGAAGTGGTCGCCACAATCGATCATGCGTGATTCGGGAGAAGCAGCTTAA